GACGCCATTTGGTAGTATTGAACCGCTGGGATTCGAAcgattcaaaatttgtgAACTGGTGGCCGAGCTTCTGCATTGCTCAAATATGACGTTAATCAACGAAAAGATTGGGGAAAAGGTTGTCCATGAACGTGATGTAGTAAGAGAAAAGATCATTGCAATGGAAATGCAAGCTAGAAAAGGACACACTGGCTATTCTAATACTGTGTCGACCGAAGATGAAGAGCCTGAGGAATTTCAGAAGCAAGACAAGACACAAGAAGAAGGTGAGGAGGTGTTCAAAAAGTTGGGTGATCTGGACTTATCGAACAATCGCGcggaagaagaggaagaagaaagtaataatgatgaagCGAGTAGCGGAGATAATGACACTGGTATACGTTCTGAAGACTCGTCTGATTCGGAACCTACCGAAAAATCTCTGCGCAACAACGCGGTAGTTGGTGATCAATTAAAGATAGCATTGCATGATACACAGATTATTTCAACTATTCTACGCATGTTTTTTCGCTTTGCATGGAACAACTTTTTGCATAATGTTGTGTTCGATATTGTTCAACAAATATTCAATGGCCCTGCGAAGACGGGGTATAATAGATTTTTGTTGGCAGATTTATTAATCGATGCCAATATAACTAAAATGATCATGGACGGTGATAAAAAGTGCGCGGATTACGAAAAGGAGACTGGCTTAAGATTAGGCTATATGGGGCATTTGACTTTGATAGCTGAGGAGGTTGCTAAATTTTCCGCTTATGTCgaggaaatgaaaataacTTTTAGTGATAGCGGAATATGGGAGAGTTTGAACGAGCCCATATGGAAGAAGTATACAGAGACATCTTTAGCTGAAACAAGGGAAAAATACAACACTGTATTGGGAGATTTTGGGGACGAAGAGAACGACATAAACCCGGATGATAtgatcaatgaaaatgacTGTGATGAGAACGATATCGATCAAGATTACGTAACTCATGAGGGCAAATTGAATGGCCCTAATTCTTATCGCGATTTTCTAGAGTCAGCACATGACGACAATGGTGACGACGATGACAAGAGCAGCAACTTGGAGAAATCAAGATATTATGAGTATACTAATGGCGATGGAACAAAAACGCGATTACAATTAGATCCTTCCATTGATTATGATTTGCCGAAGGATAAGATACACGAGGAGCCTGTCAACGATGAGGATGACACGGAGGAAGATAATAGGTTTAGCAACTATATGTCACATCAACTGGGGAGAAGTTTCGCAGGTAGCTCTAATTAtggaaatgaagaatttgataatgatCAGCATGATGATCAGCATGATGATCAGGATGATGTAGAATCCCCCGGAAGTGGGCATGATGAGTCTTGGATGATGGGATCAGGTGCTTTTCCAATTACCGGTACTCCTAGGAGGTCACAACCGTCAAACCCTGAAATATATGACAAGAATGTGTTCCAGCACCAATTCGAACTTATAGGTGCGGGCGAAGAAGATGACTATATGGATCCGAATGATGACGGCCAGTCATATGCTAAACCAAATCACCCCTTATATAACAACACAATCACCCCTACAGCCTCACATAGACCCAATGATCTTTTTTACAAGAAAGCTTCAGCtaatgataatgaagaCGACATAAGCGACGACAGTGACGCTGAATTGGAGGACGAAATGGAACTCGTTGAAAAACAGAATGACGTAACTGCATCAAAAGAGGATAATGATAATGGTTATTCTCTTTGTAGATCTACAAGCAAAGATAATCTCGTTTGGGATGAAAACGAGCAGGATAGATTAATGGAAATGATTAATTATAACAGACAGCAAAATGCaaataaataaaatggTACCTTTTATCACCTGCATAGTTCGATTATATGTTCAGTGCAGTTGATGTATAATTTTTGTGTAAtataaattcaaaaactgcGACTTCCAAGCAATGTGAGTTGTACACCTTTTAACACTCTGGTCGAAGAACATAGCCAATCCAGCTACAGTCTTCCGTTCCtttttatcatcttttgaatcgTCCTTACAAACTTGAAAAGACGACGCTCTTTGTGTGGCGGACGCTAGCTGCAAGAATCATTAAAGCGTTTATCATATCGTAACTTTGAGATGATATTTGGAAGAGACCCTACAGATATCTTGGAACAGGTAATTACGTAGCAACAACTGGTGCAATCACATCAACAATAATTCTTTAATTGCACTGGTTGTACTTGATATCAACATCATCTCCCTCGTTAAGTCATGTGACTACAACCCATCGGCTTTCAGCTTCCTACATCAACGTTCTTCATACGAGCTTCCTCATACATAGAACACCACCGTTGGAAGGAAGTGGAAATTGTCCCTAAGTTCAGTATATTGTTACTCATGTCCAAGCAGATTGTTTCTCCATTTTCATATCTTCCCCTGTACAATCTACTCTCCGCATTTGGTTGGGCATACATATTGTATGCTGTGATTTCGATTTACCCCAAGATTGGTCAACCAGTCTTTTTCGAGCAAACTAAACAGGCAGTTATCATCATTCAATCATGCGCAGCcattgaaatattcaacTCTGCTCTTGGGATTGTCCGGTCACCTTTGACAACCACGGTGGCTCAGGTTACGTCAAGGTTGGTAGTGGTGTTGGGTATTTTTTCCCTATTGCCAGAGACTCCTGCTGCTCGGTCCTATGCCTACATATCA
The genomic region above belongs to Zygotorulaspora mrakii chromosome 8, complete sequence and contains:
- the SAP185 gene encoding Sap185p (similar to Saccharomyces cerevisiae SAP185 (YJL098W) and SAP190 (YKR028W); ancestral locus Anc_1.268) codes for the protein MSGSFWKFGQDYTTESPITKILNSAFIKIGENENSDSNYEGKDGAYDDLGEHDASGSNDREIKSQNHADMSKTDRYIDDDNDDDDDEESKNASTVDNDDTEGDSDNSKMSKSSVDDTLPTNEADFVHYRPNLDVLDDLLDDEELYTELMCSNFKLLIFLKYPEVLSRLIDYVTNENVLEESIDGPVLPEEINDDAEVEDEINPRYEKLQEELKGEDVQHEPRGQDNQYDQEQEEVARSDNTQEDEELKSEGIQEENNEDDISEISEETSITLPPESEEQVESRRACMAAEILSADVWPISSAIMDNEELISKLWCIMDHTSPLSIVASTYFMKINERLLDMDISGMMEFILQQMNVVDRFLNHIDNPPLMDFLLKVISTDKPDTPTGIIEVLKSQDLIPKLLDHLNPEYDTATQSAAGDFLKAFVTISANSNNELASGIGPNELTRQLVSPKMMEKLIKIMLKGGTSLSNGVGIIIELIRKNNSDYDFVHVMYTTLETHPPNDRDPIYLGHLVKLFAKYMPLFNGILVKTKLSPLETPFGSIEPLGFERFKICELVAELLHCSNMTLINEKIGEKVVHERDVVREKIIAMEMQARKGHTGYSNTVSTEDEEPEEFQKQDKTQEEGEEVFKKLGDLDLSNNRAEEEEEESNNDEASSGDNDTGIRSEDSSDSEPTEKSLRNNAVVGDQLKIALHDTQIISTILRMFFRFAWNNFLHNVVFDIVQQIFNGPAKTGYNRFLLADLLIDANITKMIMDGDKKCADYEKETGLRLGYMGHLTLIAEEVAKFSAYVEEMKITFSDSGIWESLNEPIWKKYTETSLAETREKYNTVLGDFGDEENDINPDDMINENDCDENDIDQDYVTHEGKLNGPNSYRDFLESAHDDNGDDDDKSSNLEKSRYYEYTNGDGTKTRLQLDPSIDYDLPKDKIHEEPVNDEDDTEEDNRFSNYMSHQLGRSFAGSSNYGNEEFDNDQHDDQHDDQDDVESPGSGHDESWMMGSGAFPITGTPRRSQPSNPEIYDKNVFQHQFELIGAGEEDDYMDPNDDGQSYAKPNHPLYNNTITPTASHRPNDLFYKKASANDNEDDISDDSDAELEDEMELVEKQNDVTASKEDNDNGYSLCRSTSKDNLVWDENEQDRLMEMINYNRQQNANK